One stretch of Microbacterium terrae DNA includes these proteins:
- a CDS encoding phosphotransferase has protein sequence MARSPLTLAASVTSALPRVGVVGARALSEGLSGRFDTALADLDDGGRVVVRVPVDASAATEIAAEVRALRALTPGVRGLLPFRAPEVLGEASVGAAPAVVVDFLPGYRVDAQHLPAGRGAATSLGAALAALHSLPVSIVRGEGLPVRTPEQVRSDAARVIDRAGATHRLPVALAARWQQAVDDDALWRFESAVVLGGVGAASFLFEDADGVPGVTGLLEWHGLSVGDPAVDLQWLASAPEAADDVYAAYVAHSDRAPDAYARDRARLYAELEFAKWLLHGHESGRDDIVGDAVELLESLAHGVSDAAIASAAPLGVDDALALLDRTPGPTATAADTSMHTDAYDPDELSLWVDDEGDARAAATASDAAGAVDFADPNATAPLDLDRPAAPIDLADARRAGRDPQTAVHGDDLSGDDDPERASEAALRRWLAEG, from the coding sequence ATGGCACGCTCACCCCTCACTCTAGCCGCGTCCGTCACATCGGCTCTGCCTCGGGTGGGGGTCGTGGGCGCCCGCGCCCTGTCCGAAGGGCTGTCGGGCCGATTCGACACCGCGCTGGCCGATCTCGACGACGGCGGCCGGGTCGTGGTGCGTGTGCCCGTCGACGCCTCGGCCGCGACCGAGATCGCCGCAGAGGTGCGCGCCCTCCGCGCCCTGACCCCGGGCGTACGCGGCCTGCTGCCCTTCCGCGCCCCCGAGGTGCTGGGCGAGGCGAGCGTCGGAGCGGCCCCCGCGGTCGTGGTCGACTTCCTCCCTGGCTATCGCGTCGACGCGCAGCACCTCCCCGCCGGCCGCGGCGCGGCGACCTCGCTGGGCGCGGCCCTCGCCGCGCTGCACAGCCTTCCGGTCTCGATCGTCCGCGGCGAAGGCCTCCCGGTGCGCACGCCTGAGCAGGTGCGCTCGGATGCCGCGCGCGTGATCGACCGTGCGGGAGCGACGCACCGCCTCCCCGTCGCCCTCGCAGCCCGTTGGCAGCAGGCAGTCGACGACGATGCGCTGTGGCGGTTCGAGTCGGCGGTCGTGCTCGGCGGCGTCGGCGCCGCATCCTTCCTGTTCGAAGACGCAGACGGCGTGCCCGGCGTCACCGGCCTGCTCGAATGGCACGGCCTGTCGGTCGGCGACCCGGCTGTCGATCTGCAGTGGCTGGCGTCCGCCCCCGAGGCCGCCGACGACGTGTATGCGGCGTACGTCGCACACAGCGACCGCGCTCCCGACGCCTATGCCCGCGACCGTGCACGGCTGTACGCCGAGCTCGAGTTCGCGAAGTGGCTGCTGCACGGGCACGAGAGCGGACGCGACGACATCGTCGGCGACGCCGTCGAGCTGCTCGAATCTCTCGCTCACGGCGTGTCGGACGCCGCCATCGCCTCGGCGGCCCCGCTGGGCGTCGACGACGCGCTGGCCCTGCTCGACCGCACACCGGGCCCCACCGCGACGGCCGCCGACACCTCGATGCACACCGACGCGTACGACCCCGACGAGCTGTCGCTGTGGGTCGACGATGAAGGCGACGCGCGCGCCGCGGCGACCGCATCCGACGCCGCCGGGGCTGTGGACTTCGCCGACCCGAACGCGACGGCGCCCCTCGATCTCGACCGCCCGGCAGCGCCCATCGATCTCGCGGACGCCCGTCGAGCCGGAAGGGACCCGCAGACCGCGGTGCACGGCGACGACCTGAGCGGCGACGACGACCCGGAGCGTGCGTCCGAGGCAGCGCTGCGGCGCTGGCTCGCCGAGGGCTGA